The Impatiens glandulifera chromosome 3, dImpGla2.1, whole genome shotgun sequence genome contains a region encoding:
- the LOC124931054 gene encoding probable magnesium transporter NIPA6: MGISDNGKGLILAVASGLFIGSSFILKKKGLKLAAASGTRAGVGGYTYLLQPLWWAGMMTMFVGEVANFVAYIYAPAVLVTPLGALSIIVSAILAHFMLKERIQRLGVVGCVCCIVGSVVIVIHAPEEHTPDSVQEIWDLATQPGFVVYVVAALLTIVALIFHFEPRYGQTNILVYLGICSLMGSLTVVSVKAIGISIKLTLDGISQIAYPQTWFFPTVAVICVITQLNYLNKALDTFNAAIVSPIYYVMFTTLTIVASVIMFRDWSGQDASSIASEICGFITVLSGTIILHGTREQEPSAPGGIPWFSGDKIKAIDDSHLLTLDNSGYEKLDHSLP; this comes from the exons ATGGGAATTTCAGACAATGGAAAAGGATTGATCCTGGCCGTTGCGTCAGGCTTGTTCATCGGTTCCAGTTTTATCTTGAAGAAGAAAGGTCTTAAGCTGGCTGCTGCTTCTGGCACTCGCGCTG GAGTTGGTGGTTACACATATTTGTTACAACCTCTTTGGTGGGCAGGAATGATGACTA TGTTCGTTGGAGAAGTTGCAAATTTCGTTGCTTACATTTACGCACCAGCAGTTCTGGTGACTCCACTCGGTGCATTGAGTATCATAGTTAG TGCCATTTTGGCACACTTCATGCTGAAGGAACGGATTCAGAGATTAGGTGTGGTGGGATGCGTTTGCTGCATTGTGGGGTCTGTTGTGATTGTAATACATGCGCCCGAAGAACATACCCCAGACTCGGTTCAAGAAATATGGGACCTTGCCACCCAGCCAg GATTTGTAGTGTATGTGGTGGCTGCATTGTTGACTATTGTAGCGCTTATTTTTCACTTTGAACCTCGATATGGCCAGACAAATATACTGGTTTACTTGGGAATTTGCTCCTTAATGGGCTCACTAACG GTCGTGAGTGTAAAGGCGATAGGGATTTCCATAAAACTCACATTGGATGGAATAAGTCAAATTGCTTATCCTCAGACTTGGTTTTTTCCAACTGTGGCAGTAATATGTGTTATTACTCAATTGAATTACCTTAACAAg GCATTGGATACATTCAATGCTGCAATTGTTTCTCCAATATACTATGTGATGTTCACGACACTCACCATTGTAGCGAGCGTTATCATGTTCAGG GATTGGTCTGGTCAGGATGCAAGCAGCATTGCCTCTGAGATATGTGGATTCATTACTGTTCTTTCAGGAACTATAATTCTTCATGGAACAAGGGAACAAGAACCTTCTGCTCCAG GAGGAATACCATGGTTTAGTGGAGACAAAATCAAGGCCATTGATGATTCACATCTTCTCACATTGGATAATTCTGGTTATGAAAAGCTTGATCATTCTCTCCCTTGA